The following coding sequences lie in one Stenotrophomonas rhizophila genomic window:
- a CDS encoding type B 50S ribosomal protein L31: protein MKADTHPVYRDVVFHDVTSDFKILTRSTMSAKETVKWEDGNEYPLVKVEISSASHPFYTGKHKVIDTSGRIDKFQKRYAR, encoded by the coding sequence ATGAAGGCCGATACTCATCCTGTTTACCGCGACGTGGTTTTCCACGACGTTACCTCTGATTTCAAGATCCTGACCCGTTCGACCATGTCCGCCAAGGAAACGGTCAAGTGGGAAGATGGCAACGAGTACCCGCTCGTCAAGGTTGAAATCTCCTCGGCTTCGCATCCGTTCTACACGGGCAAGCACAAGGTGATCGACACCAGCGGCCGTATCGACAAGTTCCAGAAGCGCTACGCGCGCTGA
- a CDS encoding NirD/YgiW/YdeI family stress tolerance protein, with the protein MKRYLLIPLLVAPVALHASDALAGYTGPGASAVATTVAQARQQRDDHAVLLLGHLVAKVGDERYRFRDATGDIEVEIDDEDMPHPPIGASATVELLGKVDTHRFKPTDIEVKRVQVLPPR; encoded by the coding sequence ATGAAGCGCTACCTGCTGATTCCCCTGCTTGTTGCCCCCGTTGCCCTGCATGCCAGCGACGCCTTGGCCGGCTATACCGGGCCGGGCGCCTCCGCCGTCGCCACCACCGTAGCGCAGGCGCGCCAGCAGCGTGACGACCATGCGGTGCTGCTGCTGGGCCATCTGGTCGCCAAGGTCGGCGACGAACGCTACCGCTTCCGCGACGCCACCGGCGACATCGAGGTCGAGATCGACGACGAGGACATGCCTCACCCGCCCATTGGCGCATCTGCCACGGTGGAACTGCTGGGCAAGGTCGACACGCACCGCTTCAAGCCCACTGATATCGAGGTGAAGCGCGTGCAGGTGCTGCCGCCGCGCTGA
- a CDS encoding citrate synthase yields MAGSTVTIVDFLHVPAPCAWVGAFPRGAHTVSDLDQVTLNAGEKSVVLPVIKPTLGNDCVDISKLTKETGLFTYDSGFTATASCKSAITYIDGDKGVLLYRGYPIEQLSEKSSYVEVAYLLINGERPSAEQLKAFTDELAAEANVDASINTLIGSFAKDAHPMAILTAAIAQLSGIYHASLDLSDAEQRRQAAVRLIAKVPTLSALIYRHGKGLPANTPDTSLDYVSRFLKQTFESADGQYELNQDVVKALDLLFILHADHEQNASTSTVRLVGSTGANPYASVAAGVTALWGPAHGGANEAVLKMLEEIGSADNVESAVLKAKDKTSGFRLMGFGHRVYKNFDPRAKVIGEMTGKVLKQLGVQDPLLDVAVKLEQAALQDDYFVARKLYPNVDFYSGIIYKALQIPTEMFTVMFALGRTSGWVAHWLEQQVDPEMKIGRPRQVYTGSDVRDYQG; encoded by the coding sequence ATGGCGGGATCCACGGTAACGATCGTGGACTTCCTTCACGTGCCTGCCCCATGCGCTTGGGTGGGCGCCTTCCCTCGAGGAGCGCACACAGTGTCCGATCTTGATCAGGTCACGCTCAACGCCGGCGAAAAGTCGGTTGTTTTGCCCGTCATCAAACCTACGCTCGGCAACGATTGCGTCGATATCTCGAAGCTGACCAAGGAAACCGGTCTCTTCACTTACGACTCCGGCTTCACCGCCACCGCCAGCTGCAAGTCCGCCATCACCTACATCGACGGTGACAAGGGCGTGCTGCTGTATCGCGGCTATCCGATCGAGCAGCTCTCGGAAAAGTCCAGCTACGTCGAAGTGGCCTACCTGCTGATCAATGGCGAGCGTCCGAGCGCCGAGCAGTTGAAGGCCTTCACCGACGAGCTGGCGGCTGAAGCCAACGTCGATGCGTCGATCAACACCTTGATCGGCAGCTTCGCCAAGGATGCCCATCCGATGGCCATCCTGACTGCCGCCATCGCGCAGCTGTCGGGCATCTACCACGCCTCGCTGGACCTGTCCGACGCCGAACAGCGCCGCCAGGCCGCCGTGCGCCTGATCGCCAAGGTGCCGACCCTGTCGGCGCTGATCTACCGCCACGGCAAGGGCCTGCCGGCCAACACGCCGGACACCTCGCTGGACTACGTCAGCCGCTTCCTGAAGCAGACCTTCGAATCGGCCGACGGCCAGTACGAACTGAACCAGGACGTGGTCAAGGCACTGGACCTGCTGTTCATCCTGCATGCCGACCACGAGCAGAACGCCTCGACCTCGACCGTGCGCCTGGTCGGTTCGACCGGTGCCAACCCGTACGCGTCGGTCGCCGCTGGCGTCACCGCGCTGTGGGGTCCGGCCCACGGCGGTGCCAACGAAGCCGTGCTGAAGATGCTGGAAGAGATCGGTTCGGCCGACAACGTCGAGTCCGCCGTGCTCAAGGCCAAGGACAAGACCTCCGGCTTCCGCCTGATGGGCTTCGGCCACCGCGTGTACAAGAACTTCGATCCGCGCGCCAAGGTCATCGGTGAGATGACCGGCAAGGTGCTCAAGCAGCTGGGCGTGCAGGATCCGCTGCTGGACGTGGCCGTCAAGCTGGAACAGGCCGCGCTGCAGGACGACTACTTCGTTGCCCGCAAGCTGTACCCGAACGTCGATTTCTACAGCGGCATCATCTACAAGGCGCTGCAGATCCCGACCGAAATGTTCACCGTCATGTTCGCCCTGGGCCGTACCTCCGGCTGGGTGGCCCATTGGCTGGAACAGCAGGTCGATCCGGAAATGAAGATCGGCCGTCCGCGCCAGGTCTACACCGGCAGCGACGTGCGCGACTACCAGGGCTGA